A region of the Equus quagga isolate Etosha38 chromosome 11, UCLA_HA_Equagga_1.0, whole genome shotgun sequence genome:
TGCAGAGGCCGTGGAGAACGCACGTTGCGTCGGCGGCTGGCTCTGCGGGGTTCCCACATGGCCCATCCAGTAACTGACGGCACTTGGCCTTTGAGAGGTGTGACAAGACCAGCAGAGCAAGGCTCACAAAACCCCGATGGGTGTGCTGCTTGCTTCCTCCTATGTCTGCTCGCAGCCTGAGCTGGCACCCTGCAGCCCCTGCTGGTATGGAGGTCTTGTCATGTGCTCCACCCGTGGGCCCAGCAGACGACAAGAAGGAGCTTGCTTGCCCGGACCCAGACCGTAGGAAGGGAAAGCCCCTCAAGGAAGGAGTGGCACCTCATTACCTCGGGCACCCGGGACGGCTCCGGGGAGCAGATTCCCGGGACTTGGGTGGGCATGGCTGGCTGAAGGCGCCATGGCAGGCTGGTAGGCATCACCCCGAGGCGGGGGCCTCCTGGTACTGGGGCTCTCAGACCCAGGGCGCACAGCATTGGCTACCACCTCTGCTGCCTTCTGGATGGTGGAGAGGAAGGCCTCCCCCGCAGAGCCTgcgcagagggagaagggagatggcGCTGGCCTCCCTCGGTCCCGTCCCCCACATTCTCCCATGGCTGCTCCCTGCCCAGGGCTCAGGAGGTCGGGACACGAGCTGCAGTTACAGAGCACAGGCTGCGCGACAGAACCCAGGCCCTTCCAGAAGCTTCCCCAATGACTATGTTCCCAGGCCCGATGGAGCCGGGACGCTCTGCACCTTACAGTAGAGCTCTGTCCCTGGGTTCCCACGGTCCCCACCTCGGAGCAAAAGGCCTCCTAAGGAGCTTGTCCTGAGAATTTGACCTCCATGGCCTCTCAAGAGCTACTCGCGTCCAGCGCTGGGGGTGCCCTTCCCTACGTGAGCACCCCATGGAAGGGTGGACCAGCCGTCACCCCCCAGTGAAGAGCAGACGAGGCCTGAGGCAGACCTGCTTGAGGAAGCAGCGCCTCAGAAGTGCCAGGGGGCCCGAGAGCTGTGACGAGGATGGGCAGTGCTACAGAGGGACAAGGCCCGAAGCCCACACGAGGCCCACGGGGCCCTGCTGCGGGCCTGCCGCGCTCCAGCCAACGGGGCCTGTTGTTTCCACTTGAAACGACCAGCATCGTTCCTGCTCTGTCACCTCGGTCACAGCCAGGACCACTGTCCTCTGCTCTCAGCCCTCGAAGGAGCCAGGGGCAGGGGCCCGAGCACGGGGCTGACCTCAGCTTTGTTGAGCAGGCCCGGCTGCCTGCCATGCTCTCCCGCAGGACGGTGCAGAGAAGACGGCAGCGGAACAAGAccacaaaggcagagaggagTCAACACGTGGGCACACCGCCCGCCCGCCCTCTACACCCCTCGGCTGACCAGAGCAGCGGCCCTCGTCCCTGCACTCCGAGAGGCCATGCAGCGCTCACCTGTATGGCCCGGTTCCTGGCTGTAGCCGAAGCCCTGGAGGGTGCCCTGGGGCCTGGACTGGGAGCCCATGCCTGCGGGGAGGACCCACGTCAGCCCCGGGCAGGGCAGCTCGCTCGCCCAGGACCCGCGGAGGGAGGAGGCCCTGAGCCCTCCCCAGAACGGAGACCCAACGATGGGGCTGGATGTGGTTGCCTACCTGCTGGAGGCaaggccctgggaggctgggagggaggtggaggggacgAGGTGTCAGAGAACAAGGCCGTCCCCAAGTCCTAGACAAGAGCCGGGGGGCGGGGGTCGCTCAGGGCTGCGGCACATTCGGCCGCagtcctcccctgcccccaggccagctCTGCGCCGGCGCCCGCCAACGCTTCTCCTCGGAGGGCCAGACCCAGGAGCTGTGGTCACCCAGCAAGAGTGGAGCTGGGCTCCTGGGCTGTCCTGGGGAGGGACCTGGGTCCTGGGCTCACCTGGGCGGCCGCCCGCACCTTCCGGGACAAGCTGTTCCCATGGAGAGGATCTGGGGGCCCCGCGAAAACTGCaggacagaggcagaggggaGCGGAGCTGAGCTGGGTGCTGCCAACCACCCGTGGGGTACTGCGGTCAGTCTGCTCCCCCAGGGTCGCTGGCCTCAGCCCACCCTGGCCCCACCCTTGTGGCTGGGCCCCCATGGGCCCCCAGCAGTCCACTCCACTCCCCGGCACCCCCAGAGTCAGGGTGAGCTTTCCAAAACACAGGTCTGACCTCAAACGCCCTGGGGTGACATCACTTCCAGGTCAAGTCGCTACCACGGCCCGTGAGCCACCCCCTCCCGCGCCGCCAAGCCTGGGGCCTCTGCTCCTTGGACAAAGCCCGAAGGGCCCGCCACCCTATGCGGTTTCTGAGAGGTGAGCCTGCTGCCCGCACAGCCCCTTGGCTCCCCTAGCCCGATGCCCCCAGGCAAGACCTGTGAATCAACGTCCAGAACATCTCCATGgtgctcctctctccagccccacgGCAGTCTCTCACCTGTGTTCCCGCATCAGCCACCTAACTGCCTCCCTCAGCCCATTCTCCACCCAGAAGCCACATGACTCGGGTCTTGTCCACTTCCTAGGGCCTTGTTGATAAAACCCAAGTTCCTCACATTGGCCCAAAAAGTCCCCTTGCTGCCCCACCTCAACCTCAGCCGTGCCAGGCTCCTGGCTCAGAAAGCTTCAGTTGTGGCAAATCAGGTTTTCTTACATGGCATTAAGTCATCGCCCaggctctccctgcctcaggacctttgcacatgctggaGAGTACCCCTCCCCCATCTGCTGCATGTGCCTCACTCTGCCTCCTCTTTCAGGACTCCATTTGAGAGCGAGAGCAGCCGCCTCCCTGTTTCCTCTATCACAAATGTATCTCACTTTTCATCCCTTCAGTGCCATCTCCACCTGGCAGCCAGTCCCATGGTGCAGATATAGGACCCCACACCCAGCCAGGGCTGGCAGCCAGAAGCCAAATGAGTGGACGAACGGCTGCGTGTGCCTCCCTGCTGTTCCCACCACAGCTTTCACCTTCCCCACTGGGACCCACCTGCCAGGCCCCAGACGCACAGCCCCCTCCACTGCATGTGCCCAGGCCATCCTCTCTGCATAGCCCCCATTGTCCCCAGCAGCACTTTCTCTCATACCCTTGTCCCCATGGCCCTGCAAACCTGTTGGGGCACCTGTCACCCTGGGGGACAAGCCCAGAGCACAAGGGGCCACAGGGATAAGTGTAACTGTGTGCGGCAGCAGAGATTTCCATGCCACAGAGCCCACGGCCTGCTGCACCCCGAGCCATGCTACCTGCCCTCCCcgaggaggaggatgaggggaCGGCTGGGGAGAAGAACCGGGCCAAGCTGCCTCGCTCCACAGCTTCGGGCACTCAGCTGTGACGATGCTCGTGACCACGAGTCACCCTGACACCTCTGGGCGTCTAGAGTGAGTTCTGCACCTCCAAGGTGTGGGCACGGCAGCCCGGGCCTCCGCCCCGCCTTCGGGAAGGGAGACAGCAGTTTTGGAGTGTGGGGGGTGAGCCCCAGTGCCTGGCGGACGGGGCAAGCTCACCAACTGCTGAGGAGGTCCTACAAGCAAGTGGTGGCCAAGAGTGACGCAGTCCCCTAACTGGCGGGGCTCCTTTAGCAACAGCTCGGGTGGGTGTATTCCTGCCGGAAGGCCGAACCCTTCCAAAGATTTGTTGGGGTCTGGGACAGCCTGCCCCCGAGACCGACCCCAGCCAGGACTGCCGCCCCACCCGAGGATCTCAGGCCACGTCCCCACAAGTCCTTGTTAGCAAGAGATGCACGATGGCCCCTGGTTGTGGGGGGATGAGGGGATggggccccacccagacccaccTGTGGCCTGGACCATGACAGGCAGAGCCCCACCTCTCCCGACGGCCTCACCAGCCCCGTCCTCCCACACCTCTGAGGGCGGGAGGCTCACAAGCGCTCCCTCTGTCTCGGGCCCTGAGGAGCAgccctggggagaagagagagctggTGGCAGGGGAGGGCGGTGCACCCACTGCGCCTGCAAAGGCCCAACAGGGCCGCAGTCGGAATGAGGAATCACACCCAAGGATGTGCACGGCGCCACTGGCGAAGACACGGGGGAGGAAAGGGCGGTGCCGGGCTGGGGAACTGCGTGCCGGGGCACAGAGCGAGGGGCACCGCGAGTGTCGGGCTGACCGTGCGCTGGCCAGCCTCCCCCCACAGCCCTCTCTCGGAGCTGTGCTGGCCCAGCACCTGCGGCTTCCTGGATGAAGGTGGAGTTCCGCTTGAGGATGAGCAGGAAGGACGGGGAGCCGTGACTGCACAGGTGGAGCATGATCTTCAGCACCTGGGGGGACAAGCCATGTGGGGCAAGCTGAGCCAGAGGGCAACCCACCCGGCACCGCGCCACCTGCCATCCTCAGCCTgtgtccctcccctcccaccttgcCCGTCCCTGACCTGTTCCccgggcaggggctgcagggctgCTGCTGGACTCACCTTGAGCTTCACACGGCCGGAGCCACTGTGCAGACGGTTCAGAAGGTACTCCAGGAGGCACTGGCTGCTGCCCAGGGACTCGTGGGAGATTTCTGGGAGGTGACTGGGTTAGGGAAGGAGTGAGCTGACCCCGGGCTGCACTCGGTGGCCGTGGAGGGAAATCAGGCCTCGCTGCCACTGGACCTCTCGCTGCATCCTCCCTGCAGGTACCACCCTGGGCCCTGGTTTCAGGAGCGTCGGGCTCCTTGGGTCTCCTGGGCCCTGTGTCACTGGTAATGTGGCTTTTAGACCCCACCCACGCCTGGTACTATGCTAAAGATACTGGGGGCCCCTCAGGACAGGAAGGCCCCAGGAGACCCGCATGCTGCTCCAGGCCCCATGTGTGGACAACAAGGAAGGATACTGGCAATCTCCTCAAACAGGTAGCCGGGGCATGGGACGTCATCATCTGATGTTCCCTTCAGGAGAATCGGGAGCTGAAAGTGAGCGAGAGCCCCGGGCCATGATGAGTGACAGTTGCACAAAGGGCCACCCATTCCCAAGAGTGGCTGTGGGAGCCCTAGCTCTCCGGGTGCCTGAGGGAGCCACTGTGCACGCATCTCGCTGCTGGCAGCCTGCCTGGTGAGGGGGCCAGAGGGCACGGCAATGGTCCCACTGGCCACAGGGAGCCTGCAGGAGCCTCCATTCTGGACCAGTGGGGATGGAGGCCCAGGAAGAGACACTCAGTAGTGGTCTCCGTGGTGACGGGCCGGTATGTTTGGGTCAGGATGTGGCATGGCCCCAAGGCCTCTACATTTGTAGACATGCAAGATGACTTCAAGGCGTCCCTAAGGTACCTACTTATGGACTGGCAAAAAAGAGAAGGCGTGAGGTGAGCCCCCCCACGCAGGGGACTGGGGATGTTTCGTATTTCCAGAGCACTGATTGGCAGTGTGACATAACCACTTGGCCCAACCGACCCACAGCTCCACTTCTGGGGACAGACCCCGTGGAAACAACCCACAGGGAGAATGACCGACTCATGTTGTGTCTCATGTTTATTTGTAGCACAAACACATTTTAGTTTATGTGCTGACTCGTTAGCACAGAGACAGAGGGCCTCCAGACATGACAACCAGAAACCCACTGATCCCACATTCAGCAGGTGGGGGCGTGAGCCTCGGGGCAGACAGGATAGAAGACCTTGGGGTACTGAGAACAATTCCGTCAGGAGCTGGCCACAGACTAGAATTTGAACGGCAGCTGTCTAGTGTCACGTGAGCCTATGCACCCGCTACTTACACTACTTGTCCACCAAGACCCAGAGGCGAGCTGGAGAGGCCCGAACTCTCGGCAGGTGCACTGAGAGGACTGACTAGGGGCTTCTAACAGCACGAGGATGCTCTCAGCCCCCTACAGCGCCTGCCTGAGAAGGTTCAAGGCGCCGGGAGAATTTATGGTTCATGCTGGCCAACACCTGGCAACAGGCCTTGACCTTCCTTGACCTTCCGACCTCCCTTTCTTGGAGCAtttacagtcatgcgccacataatgtTTCGGTCAACGACAGACCGCATATACGAAGGTGGTCCCGTAAGGTTAGCACCATACAGTccaggtgtgtagcaggctatgcCACCTAGGTTTGCGTAAGCACACGCTGTGTTCATGTCGCCTAATGACGCGTTTCCCAGGAccatccccatcgttaagcaacacgtgactgtaCTAAAAAGGGCTCACAATGGTGAACATGGGTTTCCTACAACTCAGGAACGTCTCTCTCAAGGACGTGAGGGCCATTCTTCAAACTGCAGCCATCAGGAAGGACAGGGCCTGTCTCCCCGTCCCTCCGGGGCGATAGGACCCTATCTTCCATAACTGCCAGCTAGCAGACACAGCCGGCTGAATCCATGGGCGCTGCTCAGCCCCTCAACATTTCTCAACTGGGCCCCACTCTCCCCTGTTTTCCCTTTAAAACGCCAGTCTTCTCAGCACAAATCCGAGTGGAGCTCAGAGCTTTCCCTACTGTCAGAGTTACCCAGTAAAACGGTGACCCCGATTCCCAAACTAGCGTCTGGCTGAGTTGACCTCGGACACAGTTCGGGGCTCActatgtttcttttcctgtaaagCTACTTTAAAttgggaaagaaagcaaattcGGGTCCCACCGCTATCTTTCCCAATTCGGGTTCTGTTCAAGGGGCCTGAGTGACCCCAGTGGACCTGGGGTCCTGGCCACGTACATAAGGTGAGGTCCCCCAACCTTGGGAGGGGCTGAAGGGGGGAGAAGTGGGGGTGGGTCGGAGGGACCAGAGGAGGCCAGGCGAGGATGGAGGGGCCGGAGGGGACACCGAGCCCAGGAGAAGCCGGAGGGGCCGGAGCGCGGTGACCTGGCGGGGGCCGAGCGGGTCCAGGGAGGTAGGCGGCTCTGGCTCAGGGCGAGCCGGGGAGGCGGCGCGCAGCAGGGCCGAGACCGCCCGCACTCACCCGGTGCAGGAAACTCAGGCGGTCGCGCAGCGGCGGCGTGCCCGCCATGATGCCGGTCacctcccggccccgccccgcttCCGCCAGGCCCCGGTCCCCCTCCAATCACCGCTCGAGTCTGGCCCCGCTGGCCAATCGCTCGTGTGGGGCGGGCCCTGAGGCCTATTGGGGAAACAATTTGAGCCTGAGCCAATCCGAAGTCCCAGACTAAAGACAGACAAGGCAACGAGCCAATTGCAGGGCTCTGGGAGACCAGGAGCGGTTCGGAGAGAGGCAGAGACGAGAGCCGAAGCCTGGCCAACTAAAAAGCGCGGAGAAGTTTATGGGCCGAAGCGCCGACCTATCCAGCTGTTGGGTGCCGGAAGAGGACGGACCTAAGATGGCGGCGCCCACAGGTGCCGGGAAGAACCCCTCATGTCGGGGAACGCAGCGGTGTGGGGGCGGGTGCGGAGCCGCCTCCGCGCCTTCCCCGAACGCCTGTCAGCCTGTGGGGCCGAGGTGAGGAGCACCGGGCGGGGAACCGCCTGCGAGGCAAGAAGGGCCGCGCGgagggcggcgggcggcggggcggggcgctgacagcggcggggggggggcggggcggggccttcTCCGGGGGTCCGGCGGGAGTCGGGGCCGCCGCGACCCTCATCTGGCCCGGTCCTCTCCCTATCCCCAGGCCGCGGCCTACGGCCGGTGCGTGCAGGCGTCCACGGCCCCGGGCGGCCGCCTGAGGAAGGACCTCTGTGCGCAGGAGTTCGAGGCCCTGCGGAGCTGCTTCCTCGCCGCGGTAGGTGGGCGCCGCCCGCCTGGAAGGGGGACCCGGGGGAGGACCCCACGAGCCCGCGCCTGTGGGTGCTTCCGACGCGCGCTCCACCCCCGCCGCCGTGTGCCGCGTCCGTCAAGTGGGGCACCAGCCTCACCGTGGGGGTGACGGTGGTGGCGGTGTGTGCGCGAAACCGCTTTGTCGCTCTACGTGGTACTGTCGCTGGGCGGTGCTGCCCAAACGAACCCCAACCCGGGACCCAGGTAGCTGGCACCCCGCACCCGCCGCGTCTCAGCCTCGCTGGCGTTCTGGAGCGCCGTGTGCTATGCGTAGGAGGTTACGACGGCGGCCGCCACGCACCCCGATCTCCCCGCGCTGCAGCCCCCTTTCTGCGGGAGGGGAGTCTGTAGGTCACGGATCCGAGGTGCGCCCTTATCACCGAGGTTGACAGGCTAAGTCCTCCAGCGCAGTGCGCTGGCCGCCTCTCACTGGCGGAACTGGGCTGTAGTGGCAGCAGTCTGCTCTCTGGACTCCATTCTGCCTCTGACCCTGAGCAGCAAGTCCCTTCTGTTTCTGAGCTGGGGCGTCTTGTGGTCCTCGTCTGATCAGACGCTGTGCCAGTGAAAGTCTTATGAAAATCGCCAAGCACTGTACCCGAGTCAACAATTAGAGTGTCGGGGTCGCACGTTTTCATAAAGGACTCGGAGAACATAGGGTTGGAGGAGATGCAGACGTGACGGGAAGTGGGAGAAGCTGGCCGCAGCGGGAGTTCCAGAGCGCGCGAGGAGGCGCTGCCCGCCAGGAGGCTTTAATGACAAAGGTCTTCGGCTGGTGCCCAAGGTGTCACCACCCTTGGTGCCCCTGATTTgatgggtctggggtgggccATGATGCCAGAGACCAGCTCTGTTCCCCGGAGCTGCTGACCTAGAGAACTGGACCAGAGAGAGGGCAGTTGGGGCAGCTCCGACAAATTCAGG
Encoded here:
- the NDUFAF8 gene encoding NADH dehydrogenase [ubiquinone] 1 alpha subcomplex assembly factor 8, with protein sequence MSGNAAVWGRVRSRLRAFPERLSACGAEAAAYGRCVQASTAPGGRLRKDLCAQEFEALRSCFLAAAKKTQKGGH